One region of Maylandia zebra isolate NMK-2024a linkage group LG10, Mzebra_GT3a, whole genome shotgun sequence genomic DNA includes:
- the LOC106676644 gene encoding histone H2B 1/2, with translation MPEPAKSAPKKGSKKAVTKTAGKGGKKKRKTRKESYAIYVYKVLKQVHPDTGISSKAMSIMNSFVNDIFERIASEASRLAHYNKRSTITSREIQTAVRLLLPGELAKHAVSEGTKAVTKYTSSK, from the coding sequence ATGCCTGAACCCGCAAAGTCCGCGCCCAAGAAGGGCTCCAAGAAAGCTGTGACTAAAACCGCCGGCAAGGGCggcaagaagaagagaaagaccAGGAAGGAGAGCTACGCCATCTACGTGTACAAGGTGCTGAAGCAGGTGCACCCCGACACCGGCATCTCCTCCAAGGCCATGAGCATCATGAACTCGTTCGTCAACGACATCTTCGAGCGCATCGCCTCTGAGGCCTCCCGCCTGGCTCACTACAACAAGCGCTCCACCATCACCTCCAGGGAGATCCAGACCGCCGTGCGCCTCCTGCTGCCCGGTGAGCTGGCCAAGCACGCCGTGTCCGAGGGCACAAAGGCCGTGACCAAGTACACCAGCTCCAAGTAA
- the LOC112435401 gene encoding histone H4 encodes MSAFEHSKGGKGLGKGGAKRHRKVLRDNIQGITKPAIRRLARRGGVKRISGLIYEETRGVLKVFLENVIRDAVTYTEHAKRKTVTAMDVVYALKRQGRTLYGFGG; translated from the exons ATGTCTGCTTTTGAGCATAG caagggaGGCAAAGGACTCGGAAAGGGAGGCGCCAAGCGTCACCGTAAAGTTCTCCGCGATAACATCCAGGGAATCACCAAACCCGCCATCCGCCGTCTTGCTCGTCGTGGCGGAGTGAAGCGTATCTCGGGTCTGATCTACGAGGAGACCCGCGGTGTGCTGAAGGTGTTCCTGGAGAACGTGATCCGTGACGCCGTCACTTACACCGAGCACGCCAAGAGGAAGACCGTGACCGCCATGGACGTGGTGTACGCTCTGAAGAGACAGGGCCGCACTCTGTACGGCTTCGGCGGTTAA
- the LOC106676640 gene encoding histone H2B 1/2 encodes MPEPAKSAPKKGSKKAVTKTAGKGGKKKRKTRKESYAIYVYKVLKQVHPDTGISSKAMSIMNSFVNDIFERIASEASRLAHYNKRSTITSREIQTAVRLLLPGELAKHAVSEGTKAVTKYTSSK; translated from the coding sequence ATGCCTGAACCCGCAAAGTCCGCGCCCAAGAAGGGCTCCAAGAAAGCCGTGACTAAAACCGCCGGCAAGGGCggcaagaagaagagaaagaccAGGAAGGAGAGCTACGCCATCTACGTGTACAAGGTGCTGAAGCAGGTGCACCCCGACACCGGCATCTCCTCCAAGGCCATGAGCATCATGAACTCGTTCGTCAACGACATCTTCGAGCGCATCGCCTCTGAGGCCTCCCGCCTGGCTCACTACAACAAGCGCTCCACCATCACCTCCAGGGAGATCCAGACCGCCGTGCGCCTCCTGCTGCCCGGTGAGCTGGCCAAGCACGCCGTGTCCGAGGGCACCAAGGCCGTGACCAAGTACACCAGCTCCAAGTAA